One window from the genome of Gimesia aquarii encodes:
- a CDS encoding FHA domain-containing protein: MLTTSSLHSEMAQKSGEFQLQVSLLPLTHAITPVELTTGEYQVGSSPDCPIRIEVPGIAELHCIIIVGEQEASVKAVDPRVWVNDRPVRQISLTPGIKFFVGPIGIMVESVTQVAVESNDDHNQRKDTLATDQQIENPGELQEVVKYQKMLEERQQMLTKIEAEQVELQKEMQQQEAELAKLHQRFQLDPTAQSTTSVEQNQVLESQSQQRTFDEAILELDHKLNQLDLLQQEVSSEQEQILAQQNEIRTQKQKLAQFETSLKQEQNLLTEQQRNLIHGWLDLEHHQAIGQTEQETERAFLEVLKSEHETRQTADSLSEQSLAEYERDLSEERSRLESWSEDLEKQQNSLRNQQATLAEREQTLESNLESKADQEDLQQELQQQREQLQQEHEQLETTRQQLEEQQSQLQDQTEELNQQQRETEALKADFDQKNSTLIDLENELSQRQDKLEKQQTILDEQQENLEIKQSDLKAEHQTLETKREEYMAQIAQLEEQKSAFETEKSEWNLSRTTFEQDQIELDQQKQEIEERQKSLLEREEQLTTKEQELNERETATQVEPSTLNDEQNELDRAHALLEADLEKLEVRERALTAREQELETSLEEFKEQQAQSQTDQTSNAAAQEELDRALESLEADHEKLEEREHALTAREQELETLLEELEEQQAQSQTDQTSNAAAQEELDRALESLEADREKLEEREQAFTAREQELESLREEFKEQQAQSQTDQTSNAAAQEELDRAHALLDADREKLKEREQALTAREEQLAARESETDELNTDHDSVNSDQADLSGEREALERLKAELEQQETDLKNREETLTIREQELTEATPEGADQQEKIDELTREQEKLSLNHDQLLIDREEINRQREHLESQRLQIQKSQGELEDRERIVQIREQQLDEREQFIAEIGLKPVDCDADVTGGSEVEDTPVFDQEGISSSDEPSTEIPQEPSSLLQSFMNDSTDDLAETNSENPASEETLSKTGSLLNLFTKKEESETTDSEQITEQNSAPEEKPEDSADQEDSYILDDAEDPNSVSAYMERLLARSRGNSSGTLESSYLETQNTTSLKEKENEEPESEVDSQITPSTSSFLESQLTSEKLSMEEKLEALKEAPAHLQDKDAVRDAMNSFRDVANYSARMAIARHSMKNQRTDLIFKGVLALVCVVTTLVIFAESIWGQNGLGVTKWAALAISIAATTLFVRAYSSVKKLFPHQEESDSDLPANYEQDASEDQSDQEADSLNESLEDTNEVYEQPEQLLSTEEELQSLEEQLLKTARAKAKHSAPLSEEDDDSRVQDFEMDQE; encoded by the coding sequence ATGTTAACCACATCATCCCTTCATTCAGAGATGGCACAGAAATCCGGGGAATTTCAACTCCAGGTTTCTCTCCTGCCTTTGACACACGCAATCACGCCTGTCGAATTAACAACAGGAGAGTATCAAGTCGGGTCTTCTCCCGATTGTCCAATTCGGATTGAAGTTCCGGGAATCGCAGAATTACATTGTATCATTATTGTTGGTGAACAAGAGGCTTCAGTTAAAGCGGTCGACCCTCGCGTCTGGGTCAATGATCGGCCTGTCAGACAAATTTCGTTAACACCAGGAATAAAATTTTTCGTAGGCCCCATAGGTATCATGGTAGAGTCTGTCACACAAGTTGCAGTTGAATCAAATGATGACCACAACCAACGCAAAGATACTCTGGCAACAGATCAACAAATTGAGAACCCTGGCGAGTTGCAGGAAGTGGTAAAGTACCAGAAAATGCTTGAGGAACGTCAGCAGATGCTGACAAAAATCGAAGCGGAGCAAGTCGAGCTACAAAAGGAGATGCAACAACAGGAAGCTGAACTTGCTAAATTACACCAACGTTTTCAACTTGACCCAACAGCACAAAGTACGACCTCAGTTGAACAAAACCAAGTTCTAGAATCACAAAGCCAACAACGAACTTTCGATGAAGCGATTCTCGAACTGGATCATAAGCTGAATCAGTTAGATTTACTTCAACAGGAAGTTTCAAGTGAACAGGAACAAATACTCGCTCAACAGAATGAGATAAGAACGCAGAAACAAAAGTTGGCTCAATTCGAGACGTCTCTCAAACAAGAACAGAATCTACTGACGGAGCAGCAACGAAATTTGATACATGGATGGCTCGACCTGGAACATCACCAGGCAATTGGACAGACAGAACAAGAGACCGAACGGGCATTTCTGGAAGTACTCAAGTCAGAACATGAAACGCGTCAAACCGCCGACTCATTGTCAGAACAATCATTAGCAGAATATGAACGTGATTTGAGCGAAGAACGCAGTCGCCTGGAATCCTGGTCAGAAGATTTGGAAAAACAACAGAATTCACTGCGGAATCAGCAGGCTACTCTAGCAGAACGAGAGCAAACGCTTGAATCAAACTTAGAATCTAAAGCAGACCAGGAAGACTTACAACAAGAGTTGCAACAACAAAGAGAACAGCTGCAACAAGAACATGAGCAGCTGGAAACTACACGCCAGCAATTGGAAGAACAACAGTCGCAATTACAAGATCAAACTGAGGAACTAAATCAACAGCAACGAGAAACCGAAGCCCTAAAAGCAGATTTCGATCAAAAAAACTCTACCTTGATCGACCTGGAAAATGAACTCTCTCAACGACAAGATAAGCTGGAAAAACAGCAGACAATTCTCGATGAACAGCAAGAAAATCTTGAAATAAAACAATCTGATCTGAAAGCAGAGCACCAGACACTCGAAACAAAACGTGAAGAATATATGGCCCAAATTGCTCAACTCGAAGAACAAAAAAGTGCTTTCGAAACAGAGAAATCAGAGTGGAACCTTTCACGCACCACTTTCGAACAAGATCAAATTGAGTTAGATCAGCAGAAACAGGAGATCGAAGAACGGCAGAAATCGCTATTAGAACGCGAAGAGCAACTGACAACCAAAGAACAGGAATTGAACGAACGAGAAACTGCCACTCAAGTCGAACCGTCTACTTTAAATGACGAACAAAACGAGCTTGACCGTGCTCATGCATTGTTAGAGGCTGATCTTGAAAAACTTGAAGTACGCGAACGAGCACTTACTGCACGCGAACAAGAACTGGAAACATCGCTCGAAGAATTCAAAGAACAACAGGCTCAGTCTCAGACAGATCAGACATCCAATGCAGCTGCACAAGAAGAACTTGACCGCGCTCTTGAATCGTTAGAAGCAGATCACGAAAAACTTGAAGAACGCGAGCATGCTCTTACTGCACGCGAACAAGAACTGGAAACACTACTCGAAGAATTGGAAGAACAACAAGCACAGTCTCAAACGGATCAGACATCCAATGCAGCTGCACAAGAAGAACTTGACCGTGCTCTTGAATCGTTAGAAGCAGATCGCGAAAAACTTGAAGAACGCGAGCAAGCATTTACTGCACGCGAACAAGAACTGGAATCGTTACGCGAAGAATTCAAAGAACAACAGGCACAGTCTCAAACAGATCAGACATCCAATGCGGCTGCACAGGAAGAACTTGACCGTGCTCATGCATTGTTAGACGCTGATCGCGAAAAACTTAAAGAACGCGAGCAAGCACTTACTGCACGCGAAGAACAATTGGCAGCCAGAGAGAGCGAGACAGATGAGTTAAACACTGATCACGATTCTGTAAACAGTGATCAAGCAGATTTATCCGGAGAACGGGAAGCACTGGAGCGGCTCAAAGCGGAGTTGGAGCAACAGGAAACAGACCTGAAAAACCGCGAAGAAACTCTAACGATCCGCGAGCAAGAATTAACTGAGGCAACACCAGAGGGTGCAGATCAGCAAGAGAAGATTGATGAATTGACAAGAGAACAAGAAAAGTTGTCTCTGAATCATGATCAACTGCTGATTGACCGGGAAGAGATCAATCGACAAAGAGAGCATCTGGAATCACAGCGATTACAAATTCAAAAGAGCCAGGGAGAATTGGAAGATCGTGAGCGAATCGTTCAGATCCGCGAACAACAATTGGATGAGCGGGAACAATTTATTGCTGAAATCGGGTTAAAACCGGTTGATTGTGATGCGGATGTCACTGGTGGCTCAGAAGTTGAAGATACTCCTGTATTCGATCAAGAAGGAATTAGCTCTTCTGATGAGCCTTCAACAGAAATTCCACAAGAACCAAGTTCCCTACTACAGTCGTTCATGAACGATTCAACAGATGATTTAGCAGAGACAAATTCTGAAAATCCAGCGTCAGAAGAAACACTGTCGAAGACAGGGAGCTTACTCAATTTATTCACAAAAAAAGAAGAATCTGAAACAACAGATTCAGAACAAATCACAGAGCAGAACTCTGCTCCCGAAGAAAAACCAGAGGATTCAGCAGATCAGGAAGATTCTTATATCCTCGATGATGCAGAAGATCCCAATTCTGTTTCTGCCTATATGGAAAGATTGCTTGCCCGCTCACGCGGGAATAGTTCTGGCACATTAGAGTCTTCATACTTAGAAACTCAAAATACCACTTCCCTAAAAGAAAAAGAGAATGAGGAACCAGAGTCTGAGGTAGATAGTCAAATAACTCCTTCTACGAGTAGTTTTCTGGAATCGCAACTGACATCAGAGAAACTCTCAATGGAAGAAAAACTGGAAGCATTGAAGGAAGCTCCCGCGCATTTACAAGATAAGGATGCAGTGCGAGATGCCATGAACTCCTTCCGCGATGTTGCCAACTACTCGGCACGGATGGCAATTGCGCGACACTCCATGAAAAACCAACGAACTGATCTGATCTTTAAAGGTGTTTTGGCTCTGGTTTGTGTCGTGACCACACTTGTTATTTTCGCCGAATCCATCTGGGGACAAAATGGACTCGGTGTAACAAAATGGGCTGCATTAGCAATCAGCATTGCGGCAACGACATTGTTTGTTCGCGCGTATAGTTCTGTTAAAAAATTATTTCCCCATCAGGAAGAATCAGATTCGGACTTACCTGCGAATTATGAGCAAGATGCTTCTGAAGATCAATCAGATCAAGAAGCTGATTCACTCAATGAATCCCTGGAGGACACCAACGAAGTCTATGAACAACCGGAACAGTTGCTTTCAACTGAAGAAGAACTACAATCTCTGGAAGAGCAATTACTAAAGACAGCCCGCGCAAAGGCAAAACATTCTGCACCTTTGTCTGAAGAAGACGATGACAGCCGAGTTCAAGATTTTGAAATGGATCAAGAGTAA
- a CDS encoding DUF1499 domain-containing protein encodes MILFWCVSFLLTVYCVIVLTNYILPAPSDLGVRNQRLSPCPDSPNCVCSQCVSPMHFIEPIKFSGSGEKALKRLAKILSQQQGCRIIKHEGDYLYAEYCSFFFRFVDDVEFWLDAHENVIQVRSASRVGYSDMGTNRKRIDKLRHLFANSDQ; translated from the coding sequence ATGATTCTTTTCTGGTGCGTCTCTTTTTTATTAACTGTTTATTGCGTGATTGTGCTTACTAACTACATACTGCCTGCCCCGTCAGACCTGGGAGTGAGAAATCAGCGATTGAGCCCCTGTCCTGATTCTCCAAACTGTGTTTGCTCACAATGTGTGTCTCCGATGCATTTTATTGAGCCCATTAAATTTTCAGGTTCAGGCGAGAAGGCCTTAAAGCGATTAGCAAAGATCCTCAGTCAACAACAAGGATGCCGGATTATCAAACACGAAGGAGACTATCTCTATGCCGAGTACTGCTCTTTCTTTTTTCGTTTTGTGGATGATGTTGAGTTCTGGCTTGATGCCCACGAGAATGTGATTCAAGTTCGATCGGCTTCTCGTGTAGGTTATTCTGACATGGGAACCAATCGCAAACGAATCGATAAGCTGCGTCACTTATTCGCTAACAGCGACCAGTAA
- the epmA gene encoding EF-P lysine aminoacylase EpmA, with translation MQEKLEYLPTASIETLKFRSKLLHAVRTFFESNGYWEVETPILSRDSVVDAFIDPFTTLWHPVEGLEKPETNTEQATRFLQTSPEFAMKRLLTAGADQIYQITHAFRQAEQGTLHNPEFTMLEWYRLGETHYEQMTFVESLVRHVYQVAESFFDQNTRNPLPVEQFERFSFEEVFRKHAGLSALNSSAEEFRQAALQHQILVPSGFDETDRLSWQNLLLVELIEPALSQLGAVFLYDYPPQQAALARVRDDSEESGHHVAERFELYLQGIEICNGYHELTNPHELQTRIEQQAKLRLKEKRPALPAESYLLQAMEAGLPACAGTALGIDRLIMLVLGKQTLQEVMAFTFERA, from the coding sequence ATGCAAGAGAAACTTGAATACCTTCCCACAGCATCAATCGAAACGCTGAAATTCCGCAGCAAACTCTTGCACGCAGTCCGTACGTTCTTTGAATCCAATGGTTACTGGGAAGTAGAGACCCCCATTCTTTCCCGTGATTCGGTAGTCGACGCTTTTATCGACCCCTTCACCACCTTATGGCATCCTGTCGAGGGACTCGAAAAACCTGAAACAAATACAGAACAGGCAACACGTTTTTTGCAGACCTCACCTGAATTCGCCATGAAACGGCTACTGACGGCAGGCGCGGACCAGATTTATCAGATCACTCACGCTTTTCGACAGGCCGAGCAAGGAACCCTGCATAACCCCGAGTTTACAATGCTGGAATGGTATCGACTGGGGGAAACTCACTATGAGCAAATGACATTTGTGGAGTCGCTCGTGCGACATGTCTACCAGGTAGCCGAGTCATTTTTTGATCAGAATACGAGAAATCCACTGCCTGTTGAGCAATTTGAACGTTTTAGCTTTGAGGAGGTATTTCGAAAACATGCAGGCCTCTCCGCTTTAAATTCGAGTGCAGAGGAGTTTCGACAAGCCGCCTTACAACATCAAATTTTGGTTCCATCCGGCTTTGATGAGACGGATCGTTTGAGTTGGCAGAACTTATTGCTGGTGGAATTGATAGAACCCGCCCTCAGCCAGTTAGGAGCTGTGTTCCTCTACGACTACCCACCACAGCAAGCGGCTTTAGCTCGCGTTCGTGATGATAGTGAGGAGAGTGGACACCACGTCGCAGAACGATTTGAACTTTACTTACAGGGTATCGAGATCTGCAACGGGTATCATGAATTGACCAATCCGCATGAGTTACAGACGCGCATCGAACAACAAGCGAAACTGCGGTTAAAAGAAAAGCGACCTGCATTGCCAGCAGAAAGCTATCTTCTGCAGGCAATGGAAGCCGGTTTACCCGCTTGTGCGGGCACTGCGCTGGGCATTGATCGATTAATCATGCTCGTACTGGGAAAACAGACACTACAGGAAGTCATGGCGTTCACGTTCGAACGTGCTTAA
- a CDS encoding DUF1559 domain-containing protein produces the protein MRKYVPSSKQSPRRGFTLIELLVVMAIIAILAALLLPAIQRARESARRTQCINNLKQLGLAAFNYESSFRCLPSGWIELLEYDSDGNPLPPPSPINNANVRFNEDVLIPLDTNQVDGAGNRLTQYRLTEWELSPWWGWQALMLAELDQASINIDYDRYKFSDDSKEASTVAIESYICPSASLPANRPRGLGYSNYRGVGGYTEGNLSVIPFTRRFKGGIFGPNSSTRIRDISDGTTNTLMFGESSFGFWADSHSAVTGFVASSDGNSTFHEQRNFDGPPEEGNAFYLTFGSWHDGVIHFALADGSTKSMAKNIDTNLFRQLCVRNDGERITGEW, from the coding sequence ATGCGCAAATATGTACCGAGTTCAAAGCAATCGCCTCGCCGTGGATTTACTCTCATTGAACTCCTGGTCGTGATGGCAATTATTGCCATTCTCGCTGCTCTACTCTTGCCAGCCATTCAAAGGGCTCGGGAGAGTGCCCGCCGAACACAATGTATCAATAACCTGAAACAGCTTGGTCTGGCAGCGTTCAACTATGAGAGCTCATTCCGCTGTCTCCCCTCGGGCTGGATTGAGCTTTTAGAGTATGATTCGGATGGCAATCCATTACCTCCTCCGTCACCAATCAACAATGCCAATGTTCGATTTAATGAGGATGTGTTAATTCCCCTCGATACAAATCAAGTCGATGGAGCTGGGAACCGGCTTACCCAATATCGCCTGACGGAATGGGAGCTTTCTCCGTGGTGGGGCTGGCAAGCATTGATGCTCGCTGAGCTGGACCAGGCTAGCATCAACATTGATTATGATCGCTATAAATTTTCAGACGACAGTAAAGAAGCCAGTACAGTGGCGATTGAGAGCTATATTTGCCCTAGTGCATCTCTTCCTGCAAATCGACCGCGTGGACTTGGGTATTCCAATTATCGAGGCGTGGGCGGATATACTGAAGGTAACCTATCAGTGATACCTTTTACCCGTCGATTTAAAGGGGGGATTTTCGGGCCTAACAGTTCAACCCGTATTAGAGATATCAGTGATGGCACCACAAACACTCTGATGTTTGGTGAATCCTCTTTTGGATTCTGGGCAGATAGCCATAGTGCAGTAACAGGATTTGTCGCCAGCTCTGATGGTAATTCAACATTTCATGAGCAGCGTAACTTTGATGGTCCTCCGGAAGAGGGCAACGCATTTTACCTGACCTTTGGTTCCTGGCATGATGGTGTAATTCATTTTGCATTGGCTGATGGTTCAACTAAGTCGATGGCGAAAAATATTGATACCAATCTCTTTCGGCAACTCTGTGTAAGGAATGATGGCGAGCGTATTACCGGTGAATGGTAA
- a CDS encoding 3'-5' exonuclease gives MSQVQDEFRRIPFFLIIDLEATCCNQKTVPRLEMEIIEIGAVIVAQESLSVVDEFQTFIRPVRHPQLTPFCTELTSIRQSDLTDSPRYSEALSLLQRWLTPFDQYLFCSWGDYDKSQFEQDCRFHQIAYPFRSGHLNLKKQFSKSQGLTKKYGMAGALKLANITLEGTHHRGIDDARNMAKLMPYIVGIEKVASVK, from the coding sequence ATGAGTCAAGTACAGGATGAATTTCGTCGGATTCCTTTTTTTCTGATTATCGATTTGGAAGCGACGTGCTGTAATCAAAAAACAGTTCCCCGCCTTGAGATGGAAATTATTGAAATTGGGGCGGTGATTGTCGCGCAAGAATCGCTTTCTGTCGTTGATGAATTTCAAACGTTTATTCGACCTGTCAGGCACCCTCAACTAACGCCGTTTTGTACGGAGTTAACGTCGATCAGGCAATCTGATCTCACCGATTCTCCCCGTTATTCCGAAGCGCTTTCTCTGTTACAACGATGGTTGACGCCTTTTGATCAGTATCTCTTCTGTTCCTGGGGCGATTATGACAAAAGCCAGTTTGAGCAAGATTGCCGCTTCCATCAAATCGCCTATCCCTTTCGCTCGGGCCATCTGAATCTCAAAAAACAGTTCTCGAAGTCTCAAGGTTTGACTAAAAAATATGGTATGGCAGGGGCTTTAAAGCTGGCGAATATCACATTAGAGGGGACGCATCATCGTGGAATCGATGATGCCAGAAACATGGCAAAGCTCATGCCTTATATTGTCGGGATAGAAAAAGTCGCTTCTGTAAAATAA
- a CDS encoding glycosyltransferase family 39 protein gives MNPPLPRMVAAVPLLFQDHRTNWQQHDISDTSRAEILIGIAFAKINDRQTFDLYTWGRWFCIPFSVIGGLCCYWWARDLFGWSSGLFALMLWCFSPSILGHGSLIMPDVPAAATGILSSYVFWRWMKRPNWPNTLLSGFLLGVAELTKFTLLVFYLIYPVLWIASRFRSNSKQPTTWYLDAFQLAVMFLFSIYLINLCYHFQGSFQKLREFTFISNTLTGSQDEEHHVSGNAFKESLWGEIPVPFPKDYVLGLDRQKADFDYPRWSYLNGDWKLGGWWYFYLFAFLIKTPLGILIIYLTSAALFCFNARYRLSLLDELCLMLPIIVIVTLVSSQTAFSMHPRYIIPVLPFLFVWSSRVALAFHLHNIRTAALVTVSLAWAIMSSLYYFPHSLSYYNELTGGPEKAAEYLIDSPTAWGQDLLFLKKWCEEHPEARPLHVANFGWVDPLAAGIEYSLPPLAPLESVKELSERTIDYGPRPGWYVIDVNHLKGTYWDAPMGDGRWRHFWMDYENKPADFTYFSKFEPIDRVAYSYLVYHITLDQANQIRNELGLPEIKNDY, from the coding sequence GTGAACCCGCCTCTGCCGCGCATGGTGGCTGCAGTACCGCTTTTGTTCCAGGATCATAGAACAAATTGGCAGCAACACGACATTTCCGACACCAGCCGGGCAGAGATTCTCATCGGTATTGCCTTTGCAAAAATCAATGATCGGCAGACTTTTGATCTATATACCTGGGGGCGGTGGTTTTGTATTCCCTTTAGTGTAATAGGAGGGTTGTGCTGTTACTGGTGGGCACGTGATCTGTTTGGTTGGTCTTCTGGTTTATTCGCATTGATGTTGTGGTGTTTTAGCCCTTCGATCTTAGGTCATGGCTCGCTTATTATGCCCGATGTCCCGGCTGCGGCGACCGGGATTCTCTCCAGCTATGTTTTCTGGCGTTGGATGAAACGACCAAACTGGCCGAACACTTTGCTCTCGGGTTTTTTGTTAGGTGTTGCGGAGCTAACCAAATTTACCTTACTGGTGTTTTACTTGATCTACCCCGTACTTTGGATTGCCAGCCGTTTCCGTTCAAATAGCAAGCAACCAACAACATGGTATCTTGATGCCTTTCAGCTTGCAGTTATGTTTCTCTTCAGCATCTATCTCATCAATTTGTGCTACCATTTTCAGGGCTCATTTCAAAAACTGAGAGAGTTTACGTTTATCAGTAATACTCTGACCGGGTCACAAGACGAAGAACACCATGTTTCCGGAAACGCCTTTAAAGAATCGCTTTGGGGAGAAATCCCTGTTCCTTTCCCCAAAGATTATGTTCTAGGATTGGATAGGCAAAAAGCCGATTTTGATTATCCACGCTGGTCGTATCTGAATGGTGACTGGAAGCTGGGTGGCTGGTGGTATTTTTATCTCTTTGCGTTTTTGATCAAAACCCCTTTAGGCATATTGATAATCTATCTGACTTCAGCAGCTTTGTTCTGTTTCAATGCCAGATATCGTTTATCCCTACTCGATGAGTTATGTCTGATGTTGCCCATCATCGTCATTGTGACTCTTGTCAGTTCGCAAACGGCGTTTAGTATGCATCCGCGTTATATCATACCCGTGTTGCCATTTCTTTTTGTGTGGTCAAGCCGTGTGGCATTAGCATTTCATCTCCATAACATCCGCACGGCAGCATTAGTGACAGTTTCACTTGCCTGGGCCATAATGAGTAGTCTCTATTATTTCCCACATAGTTTATCTTACTATAATGAGCTGACAGGTGGACCTGAGAAGGCGGCTGAATATCTGATTGATAGCCCCACGGCCTGGGGACAGGATTTACTGTTTTTAAAAAAATGGTGTGAAGAACATCCGGAAGCGAGACCACTACACGTTGCCAATTTTGGTTGGGTTGACCCTCTTGCCGCTGGTATAGAATATTCGCTTCCGCCACTTGCCCCACTAGAATCCGTCAAAGAATTAAGTGAGAGAACGATCGATTATGGTCCTCGTCCTGGCTGGTATGTGATCGACGTGAATCATTTAAAGGGGACCTACTGGGATGCCCCAATGGGAGATGGCAGATGGCGTCATTTCTGGATGGACTACGAAAATAAACCAGCAGATTTCACGTACTTCTCGAAATTTGAACCGATTGATCGCGTTGCCTATTCCTACCTTGTTTATCACATCACGTTAGACCAGGCGAATCAAATTCGAAACGAACTTGGGCTACCAGAGATAAAAAACGATTACTAA
- a CDS encoding Ig-like domain-containing protein, which yields MNRKLRITLSIGLLAFIAIVFVYTKLQSSQFEGPRISIKERSLDLGNGKPGEEMQGELVFENTGSKPLEYNIVTSCGCTSLTPRKGTLDIGESQTANVVLKLPEYAKSEKAVRIIVHSNDPDQPEVNCSARARCPAPFQLRPESINETFYELNELQEASFQIEVSPGESETAFADVELFQISSNNKFLHVNKPELRNGMYHFQIAVDDEMKYKENYGTIELSHKGDARKMVLPVSLKLVDRVLIVPSQVQLKKNEDGTFQDIVFTIINRQLDKELSVIELITPPDGISIKDQTSIGKNKKQIQVGVTDTFSNTSEIKLEFFCRGLNSQISCELINPSSASF from the coding sequence ATGAACAGAAAATTGCGAATCACTCTCTCCATTGGTTTGCTAGCTTTCATAGCGATAGTTTTCGTCTATACCAAATTGCAATCAAGCCAATTCGAAGGTCCCCGCATTTCAATAAAAGAGCGATCACTTGATCTTGGCAATGGGAAACCAGGTGAGGAGATGCAGGGTGAACTGGTCTTCGAAAACACAGGCTCCAAACCTCTGGAGTACAACATCGTAACATCCTGTGGATGTACCTCACTCACTCCGAGAAAAGGGACACTTGATATTGGGGAAAGCCAAACCGCCAACGTAGTCTTGAAATTGCCCGAGTATGCCAAATCCGAAAAAGCCGTTCGGATTATTGTGCATAGCAACGATCCTGATCAGCCTGAAGTGAACTGTAGTGCGAGAGCACGGTGTCCTGCCCCGTTTCAATTACGTCCAGAAAGCATTAATGAAACGTTTTACGAATTGAATGAGTTGCAGGAAGCAAGTTTTCAAATTGAAGTTTCACCGGGAGAGAGTGAAACTGCTTTTGCAGATGTCGAGTTATTTCAGATTTCTTCCAATAATAAATTTTTGCATGTCAATAAACCTGAGTTGCGAAATGGAATGTATCACTTTCAGATCGCAGTAGATGATGAGATGAAGTATAAAGAAAACTATGGCACTATTGAGTTAAGCCATAAAGGGGATGCCCGCAAGATGGTCCTTCCGGTCAGTCTCAAGCTCGTCGACCGAGTCTTAATTGTGCCATCACAGGTGCAACTCAAAAAAAATGAAGACGGCACTTTTCAGGATATAGTTTTCACAATTATCAATCGCCAGTTAGATAAAGAACTAAGTGTTATCGAACTGATTACCCCCCCTGATGGAATCAGTATCAAGGATCAAACCAGCATTGGGAAAAATAAAAAACAAATTCAGGTTGGAGTGACAGATACCTTTTCAAATACTAGTGAAATTAAGCTAGAATTTTTCTGTCGAGGTCTCAACTCGCAAATTAGTTGTGAGTTGATAAACCCCAGTTCGGCTTCATTCTAA